Proteins encoded within one genomic window of Ranitomeya variabilis isolate aRanVar5 chromosome 4, aRanVar5.hap1, whole genome shotgun sequence:
- the LOC143767867 gene encoding uncharacterized protein LOC143767867: protein MRHFVVCGLACGQSQNTLAFDEGPLQQGLASREPCSQWFWSKDPKVQIPLHSGIFKTGPCPENHMEQHCWPRFWSGPSSDSHGPVPAIQQCCSKWACHTNWRPGSWSIRSSPFPVLCLCPFLGGLLPAAAKGIGQVPHARVLHLSSIFHEGLKALGDRMDISLSHMNTRIQEVTKSLGQVKANLQRPAHHFFNQIEQGMLEHLTPDLQLSVMQACNAAYVQAMQQSRYFQQTVAAYPPVPSLSQLTSMPTSAAYHCTATSIPSTAGHHYSTTTMPSAVGQPTATTMTTAAPAWTSSTDTTMQQQDLGMAFRSTTTMQQDPSMAFRSTSTMDPGMAFRSTTTTMQQDPGMTFRTATTMQQDPGMASGSTSAMDSGMAAHSTSTMDSGMAAHSTSTMDSGMAARSMGTMDSGTVQPDPDRSSTTTIPRHISPPRLPRTRQSQKGKKKQNRLLVFLHPHLPVCL from the exons atgcgtcatttcgtcgtctgcggtttggcgtg tgggcagagtcaaaacacattggcgttcgatgaaggaccgcttcaacaaggacttgcgtcaagagagccgtgttcccagtggttctggagcaaggatccgaaagtacaaataccattgcattctggcatttttaagaccggtccttgcccagagaac cacatggagcagcactgttggcccaggttctggagcggtccttcatcagacagccacggacccgtcccagccatccagcagtgctgcagcaagtgggcctgccacacaaactggagaccaggaagctggtccatcaggtcttcccctttcccagtcctctgcctctgcccctttttgggggggctcctcccggcagcggcaaagggcatcggacaggtccctcatgcccgagttttgcacttgagctcgatttttcacgaaggactcaaggctttgggtgaccgaatggatatttcccttagccacatgaatacacgtatccaggaggtcaccaaaagccttggccaagtaaaagccaacctccagaggccagcacatcatttttttaaccaaattgagcagggcatgttggaacaccttactcctgatctccagcttagtgtcatgcaggcctgcaacgctgcttacgtgcaggctatgcagcagagtcggtattttcagcagactgtggcggcatatccacctgtgccttcactgtcacaattaacctcaatgccgacctctgctgcataccactgcacggccacctctattcctagcactgccggacaccactacagcaccaccaccatgccgagtgctgtaggacagcccaccgccaccaccatgacaaccgctgctcctgcttggacctcctccactgacaccacgatgcagcagcaggaccttggcatggccttccgctccaccaccacgatgcagcaggacccaagcatggccttccgctctacgagcacaatggaccctggcatggccttccgctccaccaccaccacaatgcagcaggacccaggcatgactttccgtaccgccaccacgatgcagcaggacccaggcatggcctccggctctacaagtgctatggactctggcatggctgcacactctacgagcactatggactctggcatggctgcacactctacgagcactatggactctggcatggctgcacgctctatgggcactatggactctggcacagtgcagccggaccctgacaggtcatcaACCACGACCATTCCACGACATAtaagcccaccgaggcttcccagaacccggcaatcccagaaagggaaaaaaaaacaaaacagactcttagtattcctccaccctcacctcccagtgtgtctgtaa